The genomic window GGGGATGGCTTGTGGTAAGATTGTTGCGTGTTCTGATATCGGTGGCATGAAAGATGTAATTCAGAATGGTAAAACAGGCTTTTTATTACCCGAAAAATCGCCTGAAAAAATCGCCAATTTAATATTTGATATCTTGAATGGATGTATAGACGGCGAAAGGATTTCTTTAGAAGCGAGCAGTTATGTTTCAAATTATCATTCATATATAAGCCATGCAAGGAGGATAAAAGATATTTACCTGAAATTACTCTCAAAGGATGAACAGGAAGACGCCTCATGAATTCGCCGAAAATATCAATTTTAATGCCTACTTATAATGATGAAAAACATATTCGTGAATCCATCGAATCTGTCCTAAGTCAAACTTATGAAAATTGGGAACTCATAATATCTCATCAACTTTCTAACGATAAAACTGAATTTATTGTCTCAGAATATTTAGAGGATTCACGTATAAAATTAATTCCAAGGCAGGAGTGCACCGGTCAACTAAACGCTCTTTATTCAGCATGTGATTTGGTTTGTGGCAACTTTGTAACTATGTTACATTCAGATGATAAGTACATAGATCAGAATTCATTAAAGAATACAATTTCAGCATTAATCACAAACTGTTATGATGGAGTTTACGGTGATCTGTGTACCTTGAGATCCGATAGAAAAATAGGAACAATAAAAACTCCAAAATATGTTAATCCGCGCATTGTAAATACAATATTTAACTTAAAGGGATCAAATATCATTAATGATGTTTTTTTTGTTAGATCGGATATATTTAAAAAATATGTTATTGAACGCTACATCATTTGGAATATGCCTTACTGGTTCTCATATGAAGGGAGTTCTATTAAGGTATTAAAATTGCTCAAAGTCCCACCTTGGTATTTATATAGCATTAACCAGGAGAATTACATTCATTCGGAGGTCGGAAAATTTGAGGTCCTCAATGGGTGCTTGAGAACATGTATTGAGTATTCAAAACGCTTCTATATGCCTATGCATAAACTCACCAGAAATATTGACATAGTTTTATATCGTTTTCTAAATTTAAATTTAATTTATTCAAAGATAAATATGACAAATACTATCGATAAATCAGCAATAAAATCTACTATATTTGACTATTACAATGAAATGAGTAACAATCACTACATAGATTCCTTAATAAGTTTCTATGATAATTATCCTTCCAGTCGCGATGTAGAAATTGAAAGGGAAATTTGTCAGTCTGATGATTACTTTGGCAAAGATGCAAGAATCTTTTATAAAGACATTCAAACTGAATGTATTCCTGAACTTCATCAGTTTTTAATTAATGAAGCTAATAAGGGTTATAGAAAAGTATTTGTCAAAGATAATAAATGTCGAAAGAAAGTTGAAGTTGCGTTAAAATTTTTAAATTTTCTCGCGAAAGTTGAAATTCGATAAATACCAATGTTTAATGAAATTGGCTTTGAAGAAATTCTCAGTGATGACAAAAATTAGCATTCTCTTGATCCATCTGTCCAGGTTGTAGACGAATATCTTGACATTGATCTTCTGGACCATGTACCCCGAATTTCCGCGCCTTCAGACTCTCACCGACCCGTCTCTTCAGGACCGAGAAGGCGGATTCTACGAGATTTCTCCGGTGATACAGGAGAAGGACGAGGAGCTGGCGGTGGGTGTAGACTCTTCGTGAATACTTACAGGGAGGTCGTCCCAAAATTCTCCCGATCATGCGAGCACAGGCCAGGTGTATGAGTCCCAGGAATGAATGCTTATAGCGTTCTTATCGGGGAACGAGCTTCTTGAAGGCCTCGATCCAACTGAAGAATCGCTCTATCGCCCCCGTTTTTTGGTAGAGGTCTCGATCAAACCAGAGCGGTCGCCCGTGCTTCGGATGATTCTGGCGTTGAGGATTCACCGAAATATAGCCCGTGATCCCTCGTTTTCTCGTGTACTGCCGGATCTCCC from Methanomicrobiales archaeon includes these protein-coding regions:
- a CDS encoding glycosyltransferase family 2 protein codes for the protein MNSPKISILMPTYNDEKHIRESIESVLSQTYENWELIISHQLSNDKTEFIVSEYLEDSRIKLIPRQECTGQLNALYSACDLVCGNFVTMLHSDDKYIDQNSLKNTISALITNCYDGVYGDLCTLRSDRKIGTIKTPKYVNPRIVNTIFNLKGSNIINDVFFVRSDIFKKYVIERYIIWNMPYWFSYEGSSIKVLKLLKVPPWYLYSINQENYIHSEVGKFEVLNGCLRTCIEYSKRFYMPMHKLTRNIDIVLYRFLNLNLIYSKINMTNTIDKSAIKSTIFDYYNEMSNNHYIDSLISFYDNYPSSRDVEIEREICQSDDYFGKDARIFYKDIQTECIPELHQFLINEANKGYRKVFVKDNKCRKKVEVALKFLNFLAKVEIR